The DNA sequence CGGGTTCGAGTCCTGCTGCCCCTGCCAGGCAAATTTCCGAAAATCAGAGCCTGGTGCACACCGCGTTCGCGGCGTGTGCGTATTCTTCTGTGCAATCCGCAAAATATTTGTCCCGCCGCGTCCAAGCGTAAACGAGGTGTGAACGATTTCCGGTGAATTGATCGGGTCCTGCGCCGTCAGGCGTATCCGTCAATTCCAGCCAGAAAGGCGCTCGCTTCATGCCTGCAAAATCCCGCACATCTGCTGCCCCCTCCATTGCGAAACTGATCGCGACAGAACTCGGCATAACTGAGCGCCAGGTTGAGACCGTGATCGAGCTGCTCGGGGAAGGTGCGACGGTGCCCTTCATCGCGCGTTACCGGAAGGAACGGACAGGCGGACTGGACGATACGCAATTGCGGAACCTTGCTGAGCGGCTGGACTACCTGACCGAGCTGGCCAAGCGCCGCGACACGATCCTCGATGCCATCCGCCAGCAGGACAAGCTGACGCCGGACCTTGAACGCGAGATCATGGCGGCGACGACGAAAGTCGCGCTGGAGGACCTCTACGCGCCCTATAAGCAGAAGCGCCGCACCAAAGCGACGATTGCGAAAGAGGCGGGCCTCGAACCGCTGGCAGAGCGTATCCTCGCCAATCCGGCCGTGGCGCTGGAAGCTGAAGCAAAAGGTTTCGTCTCCAAGAAGAAAGGGGTCGAAACCCCCGATGCGGCCCTGAACGGGGCCCGCGAGATCATCGTGGAGAAGATTGCAGAGACGCCGCGCCTGACCCGAAAGATTCGGGAGACGGTCTGGAAACAGGGCAAGCTCGGGTCGTCGCTGGTGAAGGGCAAGGAGGCCGAAGGCGCGAAGTTTTCCGACTATTTCGATTTCGATGAGCCGTTCGAGAAGATGCCATCCCACCGGGCATTGGCCATGCTGCGCGGGCAGAAGGAAGGTATCCTGCGTATCAAGGTGGATGTGCCCCACACCGATACGCGTCATCACCCGGCGGTGCGGGAGATCTGTTCGGAATTCGGTTTCGCCAAAAAGGGGCGCACAGCCGACGAATGGCTGATGGATACCGCGGAAGCAGCCTGGAAGAGCAAGCTTGAGCCGTCCAGCTCCCGGGAGTCCATCAACAGGCTGAAGGATTCGGCGGATAGCGAAGCCATCCGCGTGTTCTCCCGCAACATGAAAGACCTGCTGATGGCGGCGCCAGCCGGGCATAAGGTCGTCATGGGGATCGATCCGGGCATTCGTACGGGCTGCAAGGTGGCCGTCGTGGATTCGACCGGCAAGCTGATCGACACGGCGACCATCTATCCGCATGAGCCAAGGAAGGACTGGGCCGGCGCCCTGACGACGCTGGCGAAGCTCTGCAAGAAGCACAATGTAGAACTCGTCAGTGTCGGGAACGGAACGGCAGGGCGCGAGACAGACAAGCTGGTCGCGGACCTGTCGGACAAGATGCCCGATCTTGAGCTGACGCGCCTGATGGTGTCGGAGGCCGGGGCGTCTGTCTATTCTGCGTCCGAATTAGCGGCGAAGGAATTCCCTGACCTGGATGTCAGCATTCGCGGGGCGGTTTCCATCGCCCGGCGCCTGCAGGACCCGCTGGCCGAACTGGTCAAGATCGAACCGAAAGCCATTGGTGTCGGGCAGTACCAGCACGATGTGGACCAGGGCCAGCTCGCCAAGTCGCTGAATGGCGTGGTGGAAGACTGCGTGAACGCGGTCGGCGTGGATGTGAATACCGCATCGGCATCGCTGCTCTCTCGCGTGGCGGGTCTCAACGCGACCATCGCGGAAAACATCGTTGCCTATCGGGACAAGAATGGGCCGTTCACGTCGCGTAGTCAGTTGAAGAAAGTGCCGCGGCTTGGCCCGAAGGCGTTTGAACAGGCCGCCGGCTTCCTGCGCATCATGGACGGCAAAAATCCGCTGGACGCCTCAGCGGTTCACCCGGAAGCCTATCCGGTTGTTGAACGCATCGCGAAACAAACCGGGCGGAAAGTGGCCGCGCTGATTGGCGACAAGACTTTCCTTTCAAAGCTGAAGGCGGAGGATTTC is a window from the Hyphomonas adhaerens MHS-3 genome containing:
- a CDS encoding Tex family protein, which codes for MPAKSRTSAAPSIAKLIATELGITERQVETVIELLGEGATVPFIARYRKERTGGLDDTQLRNLAERLDYLTELAKRRDTILDAIRQQDKLTPDLEREIMAATTKVALEDLYAPYKQKRRTKATIAKEAGLEPLAERILANPAVALEAEAKGFVSKKKGVETPDAALNGAREIIVEKIAETPRLTRKIRETVWKQGKLGSSLVKGKEAEGAKFSDYFDFDEPFEKMPSHRALAMLRGQKEGILRIKVDVPHTDTRHHPAVREICSEFGFAKKGRTADEWLMDTAEAAWKSKLEPSSSRESINRLKDSADSEAIRVFSRNMKDLLMAAPAGHKVVMGIDPGIRTGCKVAVVDSTGKLIDTATIYPHEPRKDWAGALTTLAKLCKKHNVELVSVGNGTAGRETDKLVADLSDKMPDLELTRLMVSEAGASVYSASELAAKEFPDLDVSIRGAVSIARRLQDPLAELVKIEPKAIGVGQYQHDVDQGQLAKSLNGVVEDCVNAVGVDVNTASASLLSRVAGLNATIAENIVAYRDKNGPFTSRSQLKKVPRLGPKAFEQAAGFLRIMDGKNPLDASAVHPEAYPVVERIAKQTGRKVAALIGDKTFLSKLKAEDFADDTFGVPTVQDILSELEKPGRDPRPEFKTATFKDGIDTMNDLKPGMRLEGVVTNVTAFGAFVDIGVHQDGLVHISELADTFVKDPHSVVKTGQVVNVVVLEVDVSRKRIGLSMKRQGARPAAKPDMASKAPDRKPSDSPFGVLASLR